A window of Selenomonas ruminantium subsp. lactilytica TAM6421 contains these coding sequences:
- a CDS encoding dicarboxylate/amino acid:cation symporter — translation MAKLSMSAKVFLGFGVGVVLGLIFQDKILFLQPVGDLFLKLIQMIVMPLIFCSIISGIASIGDVAKLKRIGTKVMGFYVVTTILSTIIGLAVSHLLQPGRGFGVGSIVESAENVKAAEPLSVGAAILGMVPSNPLEALAKGDLMQTIVFAVFVGVALTILGDKASNFKKVIDEGSQVMFKITDIVMKTTPYGVCALAACSIGEYGLAVFGIMGKFILTHYVAALSIVIFLYLFIIRGIARIPLADFFRKVSEIWWVAFSTTSSSGTLPVTLKVVEQKFHVRHELASFTLPLGATINMNGIAAYYAVTVLFVSQIYGVDLTLYQQAAFIFMTTLISIGTPGIPNSGIVLTVMLLGTMGLPAAIMGMIVGIFRPIDMVHTALNVTGDVVSTLAVARLEDMYEDGTDTQLEEPYGEEQRV, via the coding sequence ATGGCAAAATTATCCATGAGTGCCAAGGTTTTTCTAGGGTTCGGCGTAGGTGTTGTTTTAGGACTTATCTTTCAGGACAAGATTCTTTTCCTGCAGCCCGTGGGAGACCTCTTTTTGAAATTGATTCAGATGATTGTGATGCCTTTGATTTTCTGCTCCATCATCAGCGGCATTGCCAGCATCGGGGATGTGGCCAAGCTTAAGCGCATTGGCACCAAGGTCATGGGCTTCTATGTGGTGACCACGATTCTTTCCACCATTATCGGCCTGGCGGTTTCCCATTTATTGCAGCCGGGGCGGGGCTTTGGTGTTGGCAGCATTGTGGAGAGTGCTGAAAATGTCAAGGCAGCAGAACCCCTTTCCGTGGGGGCGGCCATCCTGGGGATGGTGCCGTCAAATCCGCTGGAGGCTCTGGCCAAGGGGGATTTGATGCAGACCATCGTCTTTGCGGTGTTTGTGGGGGTGGCTCTGACCATCTTAGGGGATAAGGCGTCCAACTTCAAGAAGGTCATTGATGAAGGCTCCCAGGTCATGTTCAAGATCACCGACATCGTGATGAAGACGACTCCCTACGGTGTCTGCGCACTGGCTGCCTGCAGCATCGGGGAGTACGGCCTGGCGGTTTTCGGCATTATGGGCAAGTTTATCCTGACCCATTACGTGGCGGCCCTGTCCATTGTCATTTTCCTGTATCTGTTCATCATCCGGGGCATTGCCAGGATTCCTCTGGCCGACTTCTTCCGCAAGGTTTCCGAAATCTGGTGGGTGGCCTTCAGCACCACTTCCAGCTCCGGCACACTGCCGGTGACACTTAAGGTGGTGGAACAGAAATTCCATGTGCGCCATGAGCTGGCATCCTTTACGCTGCCCCTGGGGGCCACGATAAATATGAACGGCATCGCCGCCTACTATGCCGTTACGGTGCTCTTCGTGTCCCAGATTTACGGCGTGGATTTGACACTGTATCAGCAGGCGGCCTTTATCTTCATGACCACGCTGATTTCCATCGGCACGCCAGGCATTCCCAACAGCGGTATCGTGCTGACGGTGATGCTGCTGGGCACCATGGGCCTGCCTGCCGCCATCATGGGCATGATCGTGGGCATCTTCCGTCCCATCGACATGGTGCATACGGCTCTGAATGTAACCGGCGATGTGGTTTCGACGCTGGCTGTAGCACGGTTGGAGGATATGTATGAAGACGGGACGGATACACAGCTGGAAGAGCCCTATGGGGAGGAACAGCGCGTATAA
- a CDS encoding MtaA/CmuA family methyltransferase, producing the protein MNDISPRERLLRVLDGKTVDRAPVICPGGMMNSATVDVIEGCGFTFPEVHPDAAAMTKLSAAVEEKTGFENFGIPYCMTVEAEVLGSEIDFGNATCEPKIAKERYASTADVVVRDIKELLQEGRIEAIARAGQNMAEKNPDVPVIGSLTGPVSTAASIVDPMTFLKELRKDKANAHRVLDYVTDFLIGYAEVLIESGFPVITIADPTATGEILGPKMFGDYAVPYLNRLVDAIHERDARVIVHICGKLDAVKKHIPALHGDAVSTDAMVNLQALKAECGVTVMGNVSTFALQLQTPDVVQRVTENIVSKGIDIIAPACGLSTTTPVENIAAMTGTVKNHY; encoded by the coding sequence ATGAATGATATTTCACCCAGAGAGCGGCTGCTGCGCGTATTGGACGGGAAGACGGTTGACCGGGCCCCGGTTATTTGTCCCGGAGGCATGATGAACAGTGCCACCGTGGATGTGATTGAAGGCTGCGGTTTCACTTTTCCGGAAGTACATCCGGATGCGGCAGCCATGACCAAATTGTCGGCGGCAGTGGAGGAAAAGACAGGTTTTGAGAACTTTGGCATTCCTTATTGCATGACGGTGGAGGCAGAGGTGTTGGGCAGTGAGATCGACTTCGGCAACGCCACCTGCGAACCAAAGATTGCGAAGGAACGCTATGCTTCCACAGCCGATGTAGTGGTGCGTGATATCAAGGAGCTCCTGCAGGAGGGGCGTATCGAGGCCATTGCCAGAGCCGGCCAGAACATGGCGGAGAAGAATCCGGATGTGCCGGTTATCGGCAGCCTGACCGGGCCGGTATCCACAGCGGCCTCCATCGTCGATCCCATGACGTTTCTGAAGGAATTGCGCAAGGACAAGGCCAATGCCCATCGGGTGCTGGATTATGTGACGGATTTCCTCATTGGCTATGCGGAGGTGCTGATTGAAAGCGGTTTTCCCGTTATCACCATTGCCGATCCTACGGCCACCGGGGAAATCCTGGGCCCGAAGATGTTCGGGGATTATGCCGTACCCTATCTGAACCGACTGGTGGATGCCATCCATGAGCGGGATGCTCGTGTTATCGTGCATATCTGCGGCAAATTGGATGCCGTAAAAAAACACATCCCCGCTTTGCACGGGGATGCGGTGAGTACAGACGCCATGGTGAATCTGCAGGCGCTCAAGGCGGAATGCGGCGTCACGGTGATGGGCAATGTGAGCACCTTTGCCCTGCAGCTGCAGACACCGGATGTAGTGCAACGGGTAACGGAGAATATCGTAAGCAAGGGCATCGATATCATCGCCCCTGCCTGTGGCCTGTCCACCACTACTCCGGTGGAGAATATCGCGGCCATGACCGGTACAGTGAAAAATCATTATTAA
- a CDS encoding corrinoid protein, whose amino-acid sequence MTREEELHKVLSEAVVDMDEEQAAVMAQAVVDEGFDAYAAIEKGLSQGMEEVGRLYEEEEYFIPELLLCSDAMYAGIEILKPHIKRRQDSEHHTVVIGVVEGDTHDIGKNLVKIMLESAGFEVIDLGRDIPAREFLRQAEESKADIIALATLMTTAMPAMREVVEELEKEGRREAYKVIIGGGPISSAFAKKIGADVYAVNAAEAARLARELVS is encoded by the coding sequence ATGACAAGAGAAGAAGAATTGCATAAGGTGCTTTCCGAAGCTGTGGTGGATATGGATGAGGAGCAGGCGGCTGTAATGGCACAAGCCGTGGTGGATGAGGGCTTTGACGCCTATGCGGCCATTGAAAAGGGCCTGTCCCAGGGCATGGAGGAAGTGGGGCGCCTCTATGAGGAAGAGGAATACTTTATCCCGGAACTGCTGCTGTGTTCGGATGCCATGTACGCGGGCATCGAGATATTGAAGCCGCATATCAAGAGGCGGCAGGATAGTGAGCATCATACCGTGGTCATCGGCGTGGTGGAAGGGGATACCCATGACATTGGCAAGAATCTGGTGAAGATCATGCTGGAGAGTGCCGGCTTCGAGGTCATCGACCTGGGAAGGGACATTCCTGCCCGGGAATTCCTGCGTCAAGCGGAGGAAAGTAAGGCAGACATCATCGCCCTGGCCACCCTGATGACCACGGCTATGCCAGCCATGCGCGAGGTGGTGGAAGAACTGGAAAAGGAAGGCAGGCGTGAGGCTTACAAGGTCATCATTGGCGGCGGCCCCATATCGTCCGCCTTTGCCAAGAAAATCGGTGCGGACGTTTACGCGGTCAATGCAGCTGAGGCAGCCCGGCTGGCCCGGGAACTGGTGTCGTGA
- a CDS encoding 4Fe-4S binding protein, which produces METKQKAALKAKLKRRAKTLGMNLFGVASVERWEEQPHTPPAYWPQNIWPWARRVIVLGVQIYPSMLETTPSVVYSELYNTTNRFLDEAAYRLANFLNEEGYRAHFFPRDCYGDISVLVKKPEAAFSQVLAGLYAGLGTIGMNHTLLTKEYGPRVRLVSVITDAEIPADRMVKKELCLGCGACMRRCPMQAFTPVKGQIIARMDKFKCAGYHQKIKNEYRYPCGLCTAACPVGADKKRWGSKAVSAAGIEHCQDFGSKNAVANL; this is translated from the coding sequence ATGGAAACAAAGCAAAAAGCAGCTCTGAAAGCTAAACTGAAGCGGCGGGCAAAGACATTGGGCATGAACCTTTTCGGCGTGGCCAGCGTGGAACGCTGGGAAGAGCAGCCCCATACGCCGCCGGCCTACTGGCCCCAGAACATCTGGCCCTGGGCCCGGCGGGTGATCGTGCTGGGGGTGCAGATCTATCCCTCCATGTTGGAAACGACCCCTTCGGTGGTTTACTCGGAGCTTTATAATACAACCAATCGTTTTCTGGATGAGGCTGCTTACCGGCTGGCCAATTTTCTGAATGAGGAAGGTTACCGGGCTCATTTTTTCCCCCGGGACTGCTACGGTGATATCTCCGTGCTGGTGAAAAAACCGGAAGCGGCTTTTTCCCAGGTGCTGGCTGGTCTCTATGCGGGGCTGGGCACCATTGGCATGAACCATACCCTGCTGACCAAGGAGTATGGCCCGCGGGTGCGGCTGGTGTCGGTCATCACCGATGCGGAAATTCCCGCTGACCGGATGGTTAAGAAAGAGCTTTGCCTGGGCTGTGGTGCCTGTATGCGGCGTTGTCCCATGCAGGCCTTTACGCCAGTGAAAGGGCAGATTATCGCCCGGATGGACAAGTTCAAATGTGCCGGTTACCATCAGAAAATCAAAAATGAATACCGCTATCCCTGCGGCCTGTGTACCGCTGCCTGTCCCGTGGGGGCAGATAAGAAGCGTTGGGGCAGCAAGGCTGTAAGTGCAGCGGGCATTGAACATTGCCAGGATTTTGGCTCGAAAAATGCGGTGGCGAATTTGTAA
- a CDS encoding uroporphyrinogen decarboxylase family protein, whose product MAESETWNEAIAKELSFDCLGEPERPITEEMCANAGARYAAVFSRAEDMVKAALEVKRRNQDVFCKLPFCVTIEAEAFGADVSLNSLYGVPAVSHFRYERVEDIPTLPAMDFSQGRVHEVLRAASMLSEAGETVILNMEGPFTILGQLVPSKQIYKGIYRQQEKLRSLSRWITSQLVRYAREAEAHGVSILSYADPTVAAELISPQLYTELCGEISYEVLQAIENATEKVVIHLCNKTSVAFQKAGFCTMERIVPKAGVSYGEALLQAIQAPDVRCIGHGCIQRTYCPAGGCLYKLNLK is encoded by the coding sequence ATGGCCGAATCAGAAACATGGAATGAAGCGATTGCCAAGGAGCTGTCCTTTGACTGCCTGGGAGAGCCGGAACGCCCCATTACCGAGGAAATGTGTGCCAATGCCGGGGCCCGTTATGCGGCGGTTTTCAGCAGGGCGGAGGATATGGTAAAGGCCGCATTGGAGGTGAAAAGACGGAATCAGGATGTGTTTTGCAAACTGCCCTTTTGTGTGACCATTGAGGCCGAGGCCTTTGGGGCAGATGTTTCCCTCAATTCCCTGTACGGGGTGCCCGCTGTGTCCCATTTCCGTTATGAGCGGGTGGAGGATATTCCCACACTGCCGGCCATGGATTTTTCCCAAGGACGGGTGCATGAAGTGCTGCGGGCTGCCTCGATGCTGAGTGAGGCGGGGGAGACAGTCATACTGAATATGGAAGGCCCCTTCACCATTTTGGGGCAGCTGGTGCCTTCCAAGCAGATTTACAAGGGGATTTACCGGCAGCAGGAAAAGCTGCGCAGCCTGAGCCGCTGGATCACTTCCCAGCTGGTGCGTTATGCCCGGGAGGCAGAAGCCCATGGCGTGAGCATCCTTTCCTATGCAGATCCCACGGTGGCGGCGGAACTGATTTCCCCCCAGCTCTATACGGAGCTTTGCGGCGAAATTTCCTATGAGGTCCTGCAAGCCATCGAAAATGCCACGGAAAAGGTGGTGATCCATCTCTGCAACAAGACTTCTGTAGCCTTCCAGAAAGCAGGATTTTGTACCATGGAGCGCATTGTGCCCAAGGCGGGGGTGAGCTATGGCGAAGCTCTGCTGCAGGCAATTCAGGCGCCGGATGTCCGCTGCATAGGTCATGGCTGCATACAGCGTACCTATTGCCCTGCCGGAGGCTGCCTATACAAATTGAACTTGAAATAA
- a CDS encoding ASKHA domain-containing protein, with product MSTVQVVFQPSGKRGEVEAGKSLLEAARSLGVGIEAACGGGKVCGKCRVIVEGGHFEKLNLISAASHVSPVGETERRFLTEEELSRGYRLACNAFLTGDLVVTVPEESRSTKQVILEKGQERRIELKPAVKNYTVTLPAATLEDFRDDRERLLAVLAEKTGLQNLTVDYPVLKELPKILRTEDWQVTVAIWQNREVIRVTPGQRQTSLGIAVDIGTTTLAAFLCDLNTGAVLAKSSRMNPQIGYGEDVLARISYAVSEDEGRTKLQRAIIEALDALAAEMTAQAGFVPADVDEMVLVYNTAMHHLALGLDPRYVGRAPFAPAVRAPLDVKARDLGLHINPAGNVHSLPVEAGFVGADNMAVLLAEEPYKGEEIKLIIDIGTNGEIDLGNKERMLSTSCATGPALEGAQIAFGMRAAPGAIEAVEIDKDTYEPAYKVIGQAQGAKPQGICGSGIIDVIAAMAGAEIISKAGRINGKLDTPRVRKGESGKLEYVLAWAQETAIGRDIVITQGDVRAVQLAKAALYVGAEYLLEKYGVSHVDEVILAGAFGSYINKKSALAIGMFPDCELEHVQAVGNAAGDGARIALLNADKRREAARVARQVEFVETAIEPDFQQKFMEAIAIPHARAQFPHLQ from the coding sequence ATGTCAACTGTGCAGGTCGTGTTCCAGCCATCCGGCAAGCGTGGCGAAGTCGAGGCCGGCAAGAGCCTGCTGGAAGCCGCTCGCTCCCTGGGTGTGGGCATCGAAGCTGCCTGTGGCGGGGGGAAGGTTTGCGGCAAATGCCGGGTTATTGTGGAAGGAGGACATTTTGAAAAACTCAATCTGATTTCCGCTGCCAGCCATGTTTCCCCTGTGGGGGAAACGGAACGACGCTTCCTGACAGAGGAGGAATTGTCCCGTGGTTATCGGCTGGCCTGTAATGCCTTTCTGACAGGGGACTTGGTGGTGACTGTGCCGGAGGAAAGCCGCAGCACCAAGCAGGTGATTTTGGAAAAAGGACAGGAACGCAGGATTGAACTGAAACCAGCGGTAAAGAACTATACTGTGACATTGCCCGCCGCCACCCTGGAGGATTTCCGGGATGACCGGGAACGCCTGCTGGCGGTACTGGCAGAAAAGACCGGCCTGCAAAATCTTACGGTGGATTATCCTGTTTTGAAGGAACTGCCCAAAATTCTTCGGACGGAGGACTGGCAGGTAACGGTTGCCATCTGGCAGAACCGGGAGGTTATCCGGGTGACACCGGGGCAGAGACAGACCAGTCTGGGCATTGCCGTGGATATTGGCACCACTACACTGGCGGCCTTTCTCTGTGACCTGAATACCGGTGCGGTATTGGCGAAGTCCTCCCGCATGAATCCGCAGATAGGCTATGGGGAGGATGTGCTGGCACGGATTTCCTATGCCGTATCGGAGGACGAGGGGCGGACAAAACTCCAACGGGCCATTATCGAAGCGTTGGACGCCTTGGCAGCAGAAATGACGGCGCAGGCAGGCTTTGTACCAGCTGATGTGGATGAGATGGTGCTGGTCTACAATACCGCCATGCACCATCTGGCTTTGGGACTCGATCCCCGTTATGTGGGGCGGGCACCCTTTGCTCCGGCGGTCAGGGCGCCACTGGATGTGAAAGCCCGTGATTTGGGGTTGCATATCAATCCGGCAGGCAACGTCCACTCCCTGCCGGTGGAGGCCGGCTTTGTGGGAGCAGACAATATGGCGGTGCTGCTGGCAGAGGAACCTTACAAGGGGGAGGAGATAAAACTTATCATCGATATTGGTACCAATGGGGAGATTGATTTGGGCAACAAGGAGCGCATGCTTTCCACTTCCTGTGCCACAGGCCCGGCTTTGGAGGGGGCGCAGATTGCCTTTGGCATGCGGGCGGCCCCAGGGGCCATTGAGGCCGTGGAAATTGACAAGGACACCTATGAGCCGGCATACAAGGTCATCGGGCAGGCTCAGGGGGCAAAACCCCAGGGAATCTGCGGCTCCGGCATTATTGATGTGATTGCCGCTATGGCAGGTGCCGAAATCATCTCCAAGGCAGGGCGCATCAATGGAAAACTGGATACCCCCAGAGTGCGCAAAGGGGAAAGCGGCAAGTTGGAGTATGTGCTGGCCTGGGCACAAGAAACTGCCATTGGCAGGGACATTGTCATCACCCAGGGGGATGTGCGGGCTGTGCAGCTGGCCAAGGCGGCCCTGTATGTAGGTGCAGAGTATCTGCTGGAAAAATATGGTGTCAGCCATGTGGATGAAGTGATACTGGCTGGGGCCTTTGGCAGTTATATCAACAAGAAAAGCGCGCTGGCCATCGGCATGTTCCCGGACTGCGAGCTTGAGCATGTACAGGCAGTAGGCAATGCCGCCGGGGACGGCGCCCGCATTGCCCTGCTGAATGCCGATAAGCGGCGGGAGGCGGCCAGGGTTGCCCGGCAGGTGGAATTCGTGGAAACGGCCATTGAGCCGGACTTCCAGCAGAAATTCATGGAGGCCATTGCCATTCCCCATGCCCGGGCCCAATTCCCTCATTTGCAATAG
- a CDS encoding MtaA/CmuA family methyltransferase: MSKLRDRVLAALRGEGGTPPAISVCQYATYELMEKTGAYWPEAHYEAEPMAKLAAGGADIIGLGAVRVPYCQTVEAEIFGSRIKDGGRTHIPSIAEPAYKIGDVPVIPENFTGRGRIPAILEAIRILKRQVGDKALVMGSIVGPFSVAANLVGISALLKASLRKPDTILPYIEAATETAKQYAAAVIEAGADALVIEDMMASLDMISPKTYRALAAPFEKQLIASVAGKIPVIVHICGKLDQVMTDIADTGADAISVESAVDIQKARQNFAEAGIKTPIIGAVHPIKVLLEGSREDVAAAVAKSAADGVALISPDCSVAPNTPLANLIAMAEVAGNRAE; encoded by the coding sequence ATGAGCAAACTTAGGGACAGAGTGCTGGCGGCTCTGCGAGGGGAAGGAGGAACACCGCCGGCCATCAGCGTCTGTCAGTATGCCACCTATGAACTGATGGAAAAGACAGGGGCTTACTGGCCGGAAGCCCATTACGAGGCCGAGCCTATGGCAAAATTGGCGGCCGGTGGTGCGGATATCATCGGACTGGGGGCTGTGCGGGTGCCCTACTGCCAGACCGTGGAGGCGGAGATTTTCGGCTCCAGGATTAAGGATGGCGGCAGGACTCATATCCCCAGCATTGCCGAACCTGCCTATAAAATTGGTGATGTGCCGGTAATCCCCGAAAACTTTACGGGGCGGGGACGCATTCCTGCCATTCTGGAAGCAATCCGCATTCTGAAGCGGCAGGTGGGGGATAAGGCACTGGTTATGGGCAGCATTGTGGGGCCTTTCAGCGTGGCGGCCAATCTGGTAGGCATTTCAGCCCTGCTGAAGGCCAGCCTCAGAAAGCCGGACACCATTCTGCCCTATATTGAGGCCGCCACCGAGACGGCTAAGCAGTATGCTGCGGCAGTTATCGAAGCCGGGGCCGATGCCCTGGTCATCGAGGATATGATGGCGTCCCTGGACATGATAAGCCCGAAAACCTACCGGGCGCTGGCGGCGCCCTTTGAGAAGCAGCTGATTGCGTCGGTGGCCGGGAAAATACCCGTGATTGTCCATATCTGCGGCAAATTGGATCAGGTGATGACCGATATTGCAGATACCGGTGCAGATGCCATCAGCGTGGAATCTGCCGTGGATATCCAAAAGGCCCGGCAGAATTTTGCCGAAGCGGGCATTAAGACCCCTATAATCGGTGCCGTGCATCCCATAAAGGTACTGCTGGAAGGCAGTCGGGAGGATGTGGCGGCGGCAGTGGCGAAGTCGGCGGCCGATGGCGTCGCGCTTATCTCGCCCGACTGTTCGGTGGCCCCCAATACGCCTTTGGCAAATCTCATTGCCATGGCTGAGGTAGCGGGCAACAGGGCGGAATAA
- a CDS encoding monomethylamine:corrinoid methyltransferase, producing MSVHGTKGKFIEYWGRGETGPIAFQKEFDTKIYWPRLKELTKKYNIEYEPGKVVPTDDDELDAIWQAGKELLLDVGILNVNTERRITFTEDEVDEALENLPTEVTLGEGKDAITIPHRGFEDYDSGPTPVGVMGRILGPISDDLYEKIALSYAQEPLVTYTHFQGVKEKINGIPIKPGSPFEMMAEIQHVSTVKDVLRRVGRPGYPDGGSTPVNLRAEMAAANPLWGVGKGDVRHVYIMPQLKTDYDQMCRAYFWHQYGANIWGILQSYIGGAAGGPATSAVNGVADLLAYVMLYEPTILGTWPTDALYFSNSSKYALYVANYGGAAFQKHTHFPALVGAAWQMTAGIGSEEYFWETAAGAIGSATLGFLVAGGTGHQSAGLDHACGLGARFAAEVGRAVGKARLTRQQANDLVNRILPKYQPLIDNRTLHTKGGDFREVYDLTTIQPKPEYLAIYNKVKAELREIGLPIK from the coding sequence ATGAGCGTACATGGAACCAAGGGAAAGTTTATCGAATATTGGGGGCGCGGTGAGACAGGCCCCATTGCCTTTCAGAAGGAATTTGACACGAAAATCTACTGGCCACGCCTGAAAGAGCTGACCAAGAAATACAATATCGAGTATGAACCGGGCAAGGTGGTACCCACGGATGATGATGAACTGGATGCCATCTGGCAGGCAGGCAAGGAACTCCTGTTGGATGTGGGCATACTGAACGTGAACACAGAACGCCGCATCACCTTTACGGAAGATGAGGTGGACGAAGCACTGGAAAATCTGCCCACAGAGGTAACTCTGGGCGAGGGTAAGGATGCCATCACCATTCCCCACAGGGGCTTTGAGGACTATGACAGCGGCCCGACTCCCGTGGGGGTTATGGGCAGAATCTTAGGTCCCATCTCCGACGACCTCTATGAGAAGATTGCCCTGTCCTATGCCCAGGAGCCTTTGGTTACGTATACGCATTTTCAGGGGGTTAAGGAAAAGATTAACGGCATTCCCATCAAGCCGGGCTCGCCCTTTGAGATGATGGCGGAAATACAGCATGTTTCCACCGTCAAGGACGTACTGCGCCGGGTGGGACGTCCCGGCTATCCCGATGGCGGCTCCACTCCGGTAAATCTTCGGGCGGAAATGGCGGCAGCCAATCCGCTCTGGGGGGTGGGCAAGGGGGATGTACGTCATGTCTACATCATGCCGCAGCTCAAGACGGACTATGACCAGATGTGCCGTGCCTATTTCTGGCATCAGTACGGCGCCAATATCTGGGGCATTCTCCAGTCCTATATCGGCGGCGCGGCAGGCGGCCCTGCTACTTCGGCCGTGAACGGCGTAGCCGACCTGCTGGCCTATGTCATGCTCTACGAGCCCACCATTCTGGGCACCTGGCCCACGGATGCCCTCTATTTTAGCAATTCCAGCAAGTATGCCCTTTATGTGGCGAACTACGGCGGTGCGGCTTTCCAGAAGCACACCCACTTCCCCGCTCTGGTGGGCGCGGCCTGGCAGATGACGGCAGGCATCGGCAGCGAGGAATATTTCTGGGAGACGGCGGCAGGTGCCATCGGCAGCGCCACCCTGGGCTTCCTGGTGGCTGGCGGCACCGGCCATCAGAGTGCGGGCCTTGACCATGCCTGCGGCTTAGGGGCAAGATTTGCTGCGGAAGTAGGCCGGGCTGTCGGCAAGGCAAGGCTGACGCGTCAGCAGGCCAATGATCTGGTCAACAGGATTCTGCCCAAGTACCAGCCGTTGATCGACAATCGTACCCTGCATACCAAGGGCGGTGACTTCCGTGAAGTCTATGACCTGACCACCATACAGCCGAAACCTGAGTATCTGGCCATTTACAATAAAGTCAAAGCCGAACTGCGGGAAATAGGGCTGCCCATCAAATGA
- a CDS encoding cobalamin B12-binding domain-containing protein, whose translation MADILAKLKQSILDFDEDVALEAAKEAVAEGLDPVEAIGSLAEGLNELGEAFEKMEVFLPEIMLASDAFKAALEVLEPELKKRHTEGEKAIPVVIGTVQGDVHQVGKDMVATFLTTAGFDVYDLGVDVAPSRFLEEAKKVGAKIIAAASLMSTTRPVQKDLIDFLEAKGVRNNYLVFVGGGVVTQDWADEIKADGYGQDAIATVELAKKLLRVA comes from the coding sequence ATGGCAGATATTTTAGCGAAATTGAAACAGTCAATTCTGGATTTTGACGAAGATGTGGCCCTGGAAGCGGCCAAGGAGGCAGTAGCGGAAGGCCTGGATCCTGTAGAAGCTATCGGCTCTTTGGCAGAGGGGCTCAATGAGTTGGGCGAAGCCTTTGAGAAGATGGAGGTGTTCCTGCCGGAAATCATGCTGGCCTCGGATGCCTTCAAGGCTGCCTTGGAGGTTCTGGAACCGGAACTGAAGAAGAGACACACGGAGGGCGAGAAAGCCATCCCGGTCGTTATCGGCACGGTACAGGGGGATGTACATCAGGTAGGCAAGGACATGGTGGCCACTTTCCTGACCACGGCTGGCTTTGATGTATATGACCTGGGTGTGGATGTGGCCCCGTCCCGTTTCCTGGAAGAAGCCAAAAAGGTGGGGGCCAAGATCATTGCCGCCGCTTCCCTGATGTCCACAACCCGCCCGGTGCAGAAGGACTTGATTGACTTCCTGGAGGCTAAGGGCGTTCGGAATAATTACCTGGTCTTTGTGGGCGGCGGTGTCGTCACCCAGGATTGGGCCGATGAAATCAAGGCGGACGGTTATGGCCAGGATGCCATTGCCACGGTGGAGCTGGCCAAGAAGCTGCTCCGGGTGGCATAG
- a CDS encoding ABC transporter ATP-binding protein, which yields MQEKKWKLVLSKVSRDYTGNGNEEPVNVLNNLNLKVEEGEFISIVGPSGCGKSTLLDLLAGLSQPSSGEILVDGQPTSETAVRCGMVQQGYALFPWLTVRENVEFPLSLRNVPKEERRQISQRELRKVFMEGYEDRYPDELSGGMRQRVAIARALASDPPFLLMDEPFAALDPETRATLQDELLHITSTTNKTIIFVTHDVFEAAALADRVVVMKANPGTFREVVDVTVPWPRSIATLRDLPELREITNYIGKLIHREQPAAYEEEISDLAVI from the coding sequence ATGCAGGAAAAGAAATGGAAACTGGTACTTTCAAAGGTGAGCCGTGATTATACCGGCAACGGGAATGAGGAACCTGTGAATGTGCTGAATAACCTGAATCTGAAGGTCGAGGAAGGGGAATTTATCTCCATTGTGGGGCCTTCGGGCTGCGGCAAGTCCACTTTGCTGGACCTGCTGGCGGGGTTGTCGCAGCCTTCGTCAGGGGAAATTCTTGTGGATGGGCAGCCTACCAGCGAAACGGCCGTACGTTGCGGCATGGTGCAGCAGGGCTACGCGCTGTTCCCTTGGCTGACGGTCAGGGAAAATGTGGAGTTCCCCCTGTCGCTCAGGAATGTACCCAAGGAGGAGCGCAGGCAGATCAGTCAAAGGGAACTGCGCAAGGTTTTCATGGAAGGCTATGAGGACCGTTATCCCGATGAGCTTTCAGGCGGCATGCGCCAGCGCGTGGCGATTGCCAGGGCACTTGCCTCTGATCCGCCGTTTTTGCTGATGGATGAGCCTTTTGCCGCTCTGGATCCTGAGACCAGGGCAACGCTGCAGGATGAACTTCTGCATATTACCAGCACGACCAATAAAACCATCATCTTTGTCACTCACGATGTTTTCGAGGCTGCGGCGCTGGCAGACCGTGTTGTCGTCATGAAGGCCAATCCGGGTACATTCCGCGAAGTCGTGGATGTGACGGTGCCCTGGCCTCGCAGTATTGCCACCTTGCGGGATCTGCCTGAGCTGCGTGAGATCACAAACTACATAGGAAAATTGATTCATCGCGAGCAGCCTGCTGCCTATGAGGAGGAAATATCAGATCTGGCGGTGATATGA